A stretch of Henckelia pumila isolate YLH828 chromosome 4, ASM3356847v2, whole genome shotgun sequence DNA encodes these proteins:
- the LOC140862274 gene encoding uncharacterized protein, protein MTNRCAFESVNKSFQDIMENQLPFGGKTMTFGGDFRQVLPIVKRGSKEAQIAASISTSTFWHCVQILHLEENMRSVQDMEFSQFLLRVGDGLQHTMNEDFIKLPDSIIIPWEGEQ, encoded by the coding sequence ATGACAAATCGTTGTGCTTTTGAGAGTGTTAATAAGAGTTTCCAAGATATTATGGAAAACCAATTGCCATTTGGAGGGAAGACAATGACTTTTGGTGGTGATTTTCGGCAAGTACTACCGATTGTTAAACGAGGATCAAAAGAAGCACAGATTGCTGCAAGCATTTCAACGTCAACATTTTGGCATTGCGTTCAGATACTACACCTTGAAGAAAATATGAGATCTGTTCAAGATATGGAGTTTTCACAATTCCTCTTGCGTGTAGGTGATGGATTGCAGCATACTATGAAtgaagattttataaaattaccaGATTCGATTATCATACCATGGGAAGGTGAACAATAA